The proteins below are encoded in one region of Fibrella aestuarina BUZ 2:
- a CDS encoding OstA-like protein — protein sequence MVKFWLVASLISVSGSALAQQPSVAATVRRDTIAIAAVPGETDVSSPSKGIRRYANNVRLHHRGTQFFCDEAIHQLATDRIIAYGHIRVVQGDSITSSSDSLRYDGTTRKATFAGNVIFEHNSAELTTNHLDYNLTTGAVEYKGESRFSDGPNILTSLQGQYDTQTKQLKAAQRVALATPHTTLRYDTLQYVLTDKPVPTIDFAEATQLDASDIVRQRTANQNRISKAVRVDKPAPKPVVAQVQSPTDSAQLAGASTSLRIANETKRPSRPIPPATASAVADPAGGESELERLLNKPRQTR from the coding sequence ATGGTTAAATTTTGGCTGGTAGCATCGCTGATAAGCGTGTCGGGTAGTGCGTTGGCTCAGCAGCCGTCTGTTGCAGCCACCGTTCGGCGCGATACCATTGCGATTGCGGCTGTTCCCGGCGAAACCGACGTGAGTTCACCCAGTAAGGGCATCCGCCGGTATGCCAACAACGTGCGGCTGCATCACCGGGGCACGCAGTTCTTCTGCGACGAAGCCATCCATCAGCTCGCTACCGATCGCATCATCGCCTACGGCCATATCCGGGTTGTTCAGGGCGATTCCATTACCAGTAGCAGTGATTCGCTGCGCTACGACGGCACTACCCGAAAAGCGACCTTTGCTGGCAACGTGATTTTCGAGCACAACAGTGCCGAGCTGACCACCAACCACCTCGATTACAACCTGACCACGGGCGCGGTTGAGTACAAGGGCGAGAGTCGTTTCTCCGACGGCCCCAACATCCTCACCAGTCTACAGGGCCAGTACGATACGCAAACAAAGCAGTTGAAGGCTGCTCAGCGAGTGGCGCTGGCAACCCCCCACACCACGCTACGCTACGATACCCTACAGTATGTGCTGACCGACAAGCCGGTGCCGACCATTGATTTTGCCGAGGCAACACAGCTCGACGCATCGGATATCGTCCGCCAGCGCACAGCCAACCAGAATCGGATCAGTAAAGCTGTTAGGGTCGATAAACCCGCGCCCAAACCGGTGGTCGCTCAGGTGCAGTCCCCTACCGATTCGGCTCAATTGGCAGGAGCGTCAACCAGCTTGCGCATTGCCAATGAGACAAAGCGGCCATCACGCCCAATTCCACCGGCAACGGCATCCGCGGTGGCCGACCCAGCCGGCGGCGAAAGCGAACTGGAGCGCCTCCTCAACAAGCCCCGGCAGACGCGTTAA
- a CDS encoding tetratricopeptide repeat protein gives MSSIKYFFSALILLCTSVGMAQNARSVTQAIHYIKLANTLRAVNKSDESINLLKRALPAVNKNLYWKAVANELLGLSYNDLRDSEPALRYLTRSRAQYAQLKYVASAWGVNEVIRDISGKNLYAGIQIGTSGMKLAIFKTQYESDFYEKDIRSVINLPDVSLVADAANSFGKERLALQECLDSIRRYNIPNERVFIVFDNDVRGSAVNRDRLYSQLVAAMPNGTNLRIDTTLNAAREAELFTVGAIPRKVWPSTSALNIGSDNIMGGYFDDKKTFHQVTVPIGVNALVSQIDPKRSLGIEAYKREAQRVIRALPPINVPAGIMERPTVGVGGATALALVTYLHPEKAQTTAVPISPTDIARFKKLVMDDYATLVKPDLSVVSDAATREKATQDIVQVQNQLTQKQLIAGIALLEATINAYNGNGTPKRFVFIRNADIGWVTGKFLETINYEYESTIAKGALYTR, from the coding sequence ATGTCTTCAATCAAATACTTCTTCAGCGCCCTCATTCTGTTGTGTACCTCGGTTGGGATGGCGCAAAACGCCCGCTCGGTTACCCAGGCGATTCATTACATCAAGCTCGCCAACACGTTGCGGGCGGTTAATAAATCGGACGAGTCGATCAACCTGCTGAAACGCGCCTTGCCAGCCGTCAACAAGAATCTGTATTGGAAAGCCGTGGCCAATGAATTGCTGGGCCTTTCCTATAACGACCTGCGGGATTCAGAACCGGCCCTGCGCTACCTAACCCGCTCACGGGCGCAATACGCGCAGCTCAAATACGTAGCCAGTGCCTGGGGCGTCAACGAGGTGATCCGGGACATTTCGGGCAAAAACCTGTATGCTGGCATTCAGATTGGCACGTCGGGCATGAAGCTCGCTATTTTCAAAACGCAGTACGAAAGCGATTTCTACGAAAAAGACATTCGGTCGGTGATCAACCTCCCCGACGTGTCGCTGGTAGCCGACGCAGCCAACTCGTTCGGGAAAGAGCGACTGGCTTTGCAGGAATGCCTCGACTCGATTCGCCGGTATAACATCCCCAACGAGCGGGTGTTTATCGTGTTCGACAACGACGTGCGGGGCAGCGCTGTCAACCGCGACCGGCTTTACAGCCAGTTGGTAGCGGCCATGCCCAACGGTACCAACCTGCGTATTGATACCACGCTCAACGCCGCTCGCGAGGCCGAACTCTTCACGGTTGGGGCCATTCCGCGCAAAGTGTGGCCATCAACCTCAGCCCTCAATATCGGCAGCGATAACATCATGGGCGGTTATTTCGACGACAAAAAGACGTTCCATCAGGTGACGGTGCCCATCGGCGTCAACGCACTGGTGAGCCAGATCGATCCGAAACGCTCGTTGGGTATCGAGGCCTACAAACGGGAAGCGCAGCGCGTCATCCGGGCGTTGCCACCCATCAACGTACCGGCGGGCATCATGGAGCGCCCCACGGTGGGCGTGGGCGGGGCAACGGCGCTGGCGCTGGTAACGTACCTGCACCCTGAAAAAGCGCAGACCACCGCTGTGCCCATCAGCCCGACTGATATTGCCCGGTTCAAAAAGCTGGTCATGGACGACTACGCGACGCTGGTTAAGCCCGACCTGTCGGTGGTGAGCGACGCCGCCACCCGCGAAAAAGCTACCCAGGACATTGTGCAGGTGCAGAACCAGCTGACGCAAAAGCAGTTGATCGCTGGCATTGCGCTGCTGGAAGCCACGATCAACGCCTACAATGGCAACGGCACGCCCAAGCGCTTCGTTTTTATCCGAAACGCCGACATCGGCTGGGTGACAGGCAAATTCCTGGAAACGATCAATTACGAGTACGAATCGACCATCGCCAAAGGGGCGCTGTACACCCGCTAG